The following DNA comes from Pleuronectes platessa chromosome 9, fPlePla1.1, whole genome shotgun sequence.
GTtccacagtgacatcacatcacAGTCGTTTTGGGTTAAACACGTCAATTCCATTCTTGACCTCACGTATGTCATTTTATTAAAGTCGAGGTTTAAACAAATCAAACCTTAAGACTTTTTTGACCAATGAGAAACTTCCAGAGGACGTCAGGTCAGCAGCTGTGAGAACCACTGAAGGAGCTGGACCCAGTGTGATTGTTCCTTTCCCCGTGTTGTCTCAGCTCTTTGTCCATCAAAGTGGACGGTCTCCCGAGGACCACCATCATTAACGCCGGCCAGCACATCCTCATAGAGGGCGAGGACGAAGACAACCCGTACGTGGCCAAAGTCGTCAGGCTCTTCGGTGACGGTGAGTCCGACAAGATGTTCGAGTCTGGATCAGAAATAcgtttgtgtgtggttttccCAGAAAAAGCAAACGATGGACAACCACGTGTGTCTGGATGGTCTAATCTAACAGATTGGATTGGCTGAGTGGTGTCACTTGAGATTATTTATAATACATGTAATTCAAAACCACCTGATTTGTCCCGGAGGCCATTCTAAGGCACAGAGAGCATTTCAACACAAGTCAGAACAAGACATCAGTTAAATATCCGTGCAGTACACTGAAATGATAAAGTAAGAGAAGTGTATGTGACTGTAAAGGGATGGTGAACACTGTTAGAAGGCAAATACATACTGAATGCATCAAGGATCCAATACATTGAAGTAATACAGACATAAATGTAAAGCACCAggtagcagcagctgtagcgtatgaataaatatacagatTATGAACAGATGAGGTTAATACTGATAATGAAGAatatatgtacatgtatgtaAGTGCTCGGGGAGATTCCTGGGCTGCTGCACCAGTGGCATAAAGGCCAGAAAAGCTGTGTGAAAACTAATTCCttaaatgaacactaaaattgACAGGAAGCTGCGATGGTCAAATGGTTCTTTCAGTTTTAATCAGACTTGGATGTTGAGGGTGACGTGAACGCAGCGTGAAGACCGAGTGTCTGGTGTGTTCCAGAGAGCGGGAAGCAGAAGAAGGCGGTGGTCCAGTGGTTTGCTCGTGTGTCCGAAGTGCCTCTGAGCAAACTGAAGCTGCTGGGCAGGGAGCCTCACCCTCAGGAGATCTTCTACTATCAGGGTCGCAGCTGTGACGACGAGGTCAACGCTGAGTCCATCCTCAGACCTGTGCAGGTAGAGAGGGGGATTCAACTGGTTGTTTACTTCTCCTTTAGTTTAATAGTATGAATGGAGGGAACATCTTCTCTAATCTGCTGTGGAGCTTTACATGAGCCTTTTCCTGATTGGACAGCACTAACATGGAGCAGggacagggtgggggggggagatgtgGAGCAAATAGTCGGGTCCTAGCTGAACCTGTGACACCTGCAGGACACCTCGAGCTGAATCTCATTCAGCCTCACAGCAGAGATCTCACGGACAGATTTTAAAATCCTGAACAGAAGAGCAGTTTTTGATTTGTGTGACCTGAGCCTGAGTCCTTGTCCCTCGAAGGTGAAGCACCTGGACGGACCGGCGCCGTTTCCCGACTCTGACGATAAGGACACTCTGTTTGTGAAGCTGTCCTGGGACTCCAAGACCTTCAAGCTGGTGGAGTCTGCTGTGGTGGAGTCTGCGTCTGAACCCACGCCAgcatcctctccccccccctttcccaAACCCTCCTTGCCCCCCTCGCCCCCCCGTTCCCCGCCCGCGGCAGCTCCAGCGTCTCGAGGCCCCTCCCGACGCGCCCTGCCCACACCGGACCCTTCCATCATGCACAGAGCCTCCTCAGGAGAAGTGAGATACAGAAGAGCCACCATGAGCGCCGGCAAGGCCAGCACCGCCGAGGCCGAGTCGCTGCACTCCACCTCCAAGCTGTCGGCCTCCAAGTGTCTGAGCGCCAAGAGGAGGTGCTCCTCCGCCTCGACGCCGGGCGTCCGCAAGAAGCTGCAGCTCAACAGTGAGTGTTTCATATGATAGAGTCACTCCTGGGAATCAGTAGATTTCAGGTCATTACTACTGGTTTGTTTCTGCAGACTCGACTCCTCCAGGTTTTCCTCTGACTGTTTGCTTGTCGTTGTCAGGTCCGGAGAAGATGACGCGAGAAGACCTCGTGGACCATCTGCTGGACGAGGAGCTGGAGTCTGTGATGTTGGCGCAGAGGCtctcgtcctctcctcctcaggccCACAGCCTCCCCCACAGCCTCACCCCTCTCAGCAAGACCCACAGAGCCCCCAGCACCCCCCTCACCCACCGACTCGTCCCCCTCACCCACCGACTCACCCCCTTCAGGAAGACCCTTGGAGACCCGGCCGGCGAGGACGCAGCCCACCTGAACCCTTCTGACAGTCCACCATCTTCTGCGAGAGAAGACTCCACCAGGTCGGGcctctcaccacacacacagacacacacacacacacacacagacacacacacacacacacctaactgAAGGAGGATTATACTTTATACtcagtttgtgttgctgttcaactgttgtgtttctaatgtgTTGTTCACATTAcacatattattatatataacatCGTCATCCTTATTCTTAAGACTTATAAGACCTTGTGGATTATTTTCAAGTTGAAGAATGACCTGTCAAGAGAAAAGCAGGTCTCAAGTGATGCAATCCAAAGAAACTGGTTAAAACTGGTTTTAAAATAATACCAACTGGTTTACTTTGGCTTAAAATTATGTAAACCTAAGCTTACTAGTTTAACTCAAAGGAAAGTGTACTTAAATTGGTTTATAGTTGTTTAAAATGAGAAATATAGTTTAACTGTGAATTTAAACTGGATTAAACCAGAGAAAAACGGTTTTGCACTGGTGTATTTAAACTGGTTTAAACCAGAGATAATAATTGACAGTAAATAAACCACCGACTCGTTGGTGCCTCTCAGTCCTCAGCAGCGTGATGTGATGGAGGCAGAGTTTCTCACCGGCTCCCTCAAAACACCACGAAGAAGAAATGACACTCCGAAGAGAGAcctgtccaccagggggcagaagTGAGTCTGACCCGGCAGGACTGGTGGCTGAAGCacaactgttgtgtgtttgagtttattCTGCTGCCTGGTTAAAACCCTGAATTCACagattatataataattatatacataaatacttaatatatatattcacatgcaGGTGTAGTGGGAGCACAGATGCACAGAACTCAGGCTCCGCCCACACTGATGCGTTTGAACACGTCTGCGTCATCGTTTACTAAAGTCTCAGTTTGTGTTCGTCCAGATTCAAACACAAACCCAAGAgtcttcaaactaaaacacGACCAGTTTACACAAGTCTCTGATTCAGAGGAGGAGAACTCAACCATATCAACGATCATGAGTTTAAAAACCCAACGTGTCGGTGTGGACGGACTCTTACATGGAAGTGTCGGCCCCCCCGATGCTCAACGAAGAGGTGTTTCAGGAACACGGATGAAGATCGTGAACGTGGTGGTCTGGAGTCAGTCTCAGTTTTCAGGGACTCATCACTTcagggtgaaggggggggggagcgatgTCACATCTGATGTCATcactggttctggttctgaaCTGTTTTCGTCCTCAGGGCTGCGACGCCATCTCGAAAGAAGGAAGCGAAAACCCCGAGGGAACCTGCTCTCGCTGCTCTGTgagtgtgatgtcatcatgttTACTTACAGAGATGGGAAATTAATATATTAACATGATCTGTTTGAGAAGCGGTTCTTTAAAACCAGAATCTTCAAATGTTCATGTCTCTAAAATCAAACTCGGCTCAAACGTTATGTAAGTCAATCGAACACGATGGATGATAAAAGCACTGAAAATctattataaatacaaaatcaataaaaacattatttcttaACTCTCCATCAGTgatttgaactttgacctctccCACCCAGTCTCTGGTGGCCCCAGTGAACGGGACGTCTTCAGATGTGTCACTTCTCCACCATGACTCTGTAAATGTCTGATGTCCTCAGGGCCGAGGTGGACAACGAGAACTCTCCCATGCTGCCGAGCGCCCTCACGCCGAGGAGCTCCAAGAGGAAGTCGGCCCAGCTGGTGTCCTCTCGCATCAGGAAGCAGCTGTGAGTGACTGACCAGGAGGACGTTTGATCCAGTCTCACTTTCTAGTTCAGTTGAAATGGAAACCTGGTGAAGTCCAATCATCTGTCAAATTAATACCAGAGAGCAAAGTCAAGGATTCATTTATCAGTGATAATACcaacaaattttttttttcagcttctGATTCGTGAGGATTTACTGTTGCTGAGTTTTATATTATTGTACCTTTTGAACTGGGAATGTGTTCAATGGGTCTTTATTTCACTCTGTTGATTCTTTGTCACCCATCAAATCAAATTTCACACCATTGTTCACATTTGATCTGGAAAACCTCAGGTGTTAAATttcatttgtttcctgtttgttcagGAATCTTCTGGAAAACCATCAGCTCTCGGACTCAGACggagaagaagaggacgagTTTGTCCCGTCGAAGAAGGAGCTGCagagcagcagtgaggaggaggaggaggaggaggaaggcctGGATAGTGAGGAGGAAACTGTAGGGAAGAGGAGCCGACGCAATGCAGCCGGTTCTCTCACTCCTCGTTCCAAGAGGAAAACTCACGTGTCTACCAGGACGCCGCGTAAAACTCCCAACAAGAAGGTACGAGTCCACACGGATGAATCACTTCTGTTATGCTTCTGTTAGTGTTTTCTcttatactatatatattatCTTATCCACGTTCTTGTTATATATTAAATCGTAACCTTTATATATCGTATTGGTCCGTTCTTGGCAATAGACAGTGCAGCGTCCACTTGTCCTCTGAGGGTCGCTGGGAGAGAGACGGGGTTCACCCGGGACACTTCACTGTCCAAACAGTTTAAAAGACTTAGTTTGTCCACAGGAGGTTTTATTTGTGTCACATGAAGCAGATGATTGGCTCGTGGGGGAGGAGGGGCCGGACATGTGTCCTACTGCTGTTTCTGGACTTCTCCAAgtcaaacattatttatttaaaactgaattaaacatgtttcttcTCAAACTTCATTGTCCAATATTTTTTCTCATTGATCGGTTGATTCTTGATGAtaattgtttgattgttttaaaataaaatacaatagagTGATAAACAACAACTGAACGTGTGTAAAAACTGAGCCTGAAACAATTAACatgaaacatctttaaaatgaaacatctttacaGAGAGACGAGCTCCTTCCCGTGGTCCAGCCTGGACTGGAATCAGTTTTTAAAATGATCTCTTGATGTTTTTACGTCTGCCTCAACAGATCACACCCGGCACGCCACGGACCCCCCGTCACGCCACTCCCAGCATCCCCAGCAGGTCCCTGCCCGCCCGATGTCCCGGTAATGTCCTGGAGGAGGCCAGAGCGAGGTGAGAGGAGAGTCCAGCTCCAACACAACTGTCTGTTTCATCGACGCACACTTCTGAAGTCTAAACTTCGTACAAATTTTAAAACGAAGACAATCGGTGATGAGATGATGatacgtctccacttccttctgTTGTATTCAATTCATCTAAGATATCTCGGATGCAAACGGCTCCATCTTGTGCTTTTGAAATCATTTGTCAGTATTGATTCTGAAGTGGAGCCAATTGTATATCGAggtcccgcccacacacacatgctcaaccaATCATGAATCACGTTTatgtatcatcaaataactaacttaaatcaaactaatcagaaacatgaacatcaGTTTGATGAGagctgcagccggccaccagggggcagaaaGCCtcgttgtgtctgtgtgtgtttgtgttacactgAGCGTGTGTtacatgttgttgtgtgttcGTCTCCAGGCTGCACGTGTCCTCGGTGCCGGAGTCTCTTCCCTGCAGGGAGCAGGAGTTTCAGGACATCTACAGCTTCGTGGAGAGCAAGATCTCCGACGGCACCGGAGGGTGAGACCAGGCCCGACCCGTGTGACGCTCTTACAGccaatcagccccccccccggttcACGCTGACCTGTTGTGCGCTGCCTTTCAGGTGCATGTATATCTCAGGCGTGCCGGGCACAGGGAAGACGGCCACGGTGCACGAGGTGATGCGCTGTCTGCAGCACGCCGCCGAGGTGGACGAGATCCCTCCGTTCCACTTCATCGAGATCAACGGGATGAAGATGACTGACCCTCATCAGGCCTACGTCCAGATCCTGCAGGTGAGGACGAGTTGGACGAGTAGGTTGGACATTCAGGTGAATGTGTCCTGGAGATATTCAGTTTTATGGACTTGAAACTCGACCAGGACTGTTGCTCTTAATCGTGTCAGTTAAATAAATCCGGCAGTACAGACACCgactctctcctctttcagaaACTGACGGGTCAGAAGGCCACGGCCGACCACGCTGCCGCCCTGCTGGAGAGGAGGTTCAGTAACCCAGCGCCCAGGAAGGAGACCACTGTGCTGCTGGTGGACGAGGTCACAACCTTTACATGAAGTTACACAAGTGATAAATCTTCATTCCCATTGTTTCATGCGGCCTTCCTcaccaggaaaacaaacaaacaaacaaacaaatacacacacacacacacacacacacacacacacacttatttagaCTTACACACTCAACAGAACCCAGTGGATCCATCCCAACAAATGAACTGctcctgtttgtttgattaATAAGTCTCCAGTTGAAACCAGTGAACTCTTAACAATCATCAATCAAGTCTacaaacaaatcacacacagaGTGTAAGGATGTGTTAGAAACCGATCGATTGTTCACACACTTGTTTGATCCTGTCGTTATTTAAACGATCAACATaagttattttgttgtgttttgtcttgTGCGTCAGTCAAagttgtatctgtgtgtgtcagactgacctgctctgtgtgtgtcctcctgcagtTGGACCTGTTGTGGACGAGGAAGCAGAACGTGATGTACAACCTGTTCGACTGGCCCACGCGCCGCCACGCCCGCCTGGTGGTGCTGACCATCGCCAACACCATGGACCTGCCGGAGAGGATCATGATCAACCGGGTGGCCAGCAGACTGGTGAGGGCAACACACTCCGGATCAGGATCGTCCCTGAGACGTGTCCGGTGGGACGACTAGAAGTCCTTATAACGTGTGGGTGGGGCGGTGTGGTCTAGGTGGTAGAGTG
Coding sequences within:
- the orc1 gene encoding origin recognition complex subunit 1, with translation MKYFTRLRVRRVYTWRGKPLRFNRKLKTFEYGSLSIKVDGLPRTTIINAGQHILIEGEDEDNPYVAKVVRLFGDESGKQKKAVVQWFARVSEVPLSKLKLLGREPHPQEIFYYQGRSCDDEVNAESILRPVQVKHLDGPAPFPDSDDKDTLFVKLSWDSKTFKLVESAVVESASEPTPASSPPPFPKPSLPPSPPRSPPAAAPASRGPSRRALPTPDPSIMHRASSGEVRYRRATMSAGKASTAEAESLHSTSKLSASKCLSAKRRCSSASTPGVRKKLQLNSPEKMTREDLVDHLLDEELESVMLAQRLSSSPPQAHSLPHSLTPLSKTHRAPSTPLTHRLVPLTHRLTPFRKTLGDPAGEDAAHLNPSDSPPSSAREDSTRAATPSRKKEAKTPREPALAALAEVDNENSPMLPSALTPRSSKRKSAQLVSSRIRKQLNLLENHQLSDSDGEEEDEFVPSKKELQSSSEEEEEEEEGLDSEEETVGKRSRRNAAGSLTPRSKRKTHVSTRTPRKTPNKKITPGTPRTPRHATPSIPSRSLPARCPGNVLEEARARLHVSSVPESLPCREQEFQDIYSFVESKISDGTGGCMYISGVPGTGKTATVHEVMRCLQHAAEVDEIPPFHFIEINGMKMTDPHQAYVQILQKLTGQKATADHAAALLERRFSNPAPRKETTVLLVDELDLLWTRKQNVMYNLFDWPTRRHARLVVLTIANTMDLPERIMINRVASRLGLTRMSFQPYSFKQLQQIIMSRLNKVKAFEQDALQLVSRKVAALSGDARRCLDICRRATEICELSAAALVGMSHVMEALNEMFSSAYITAIKCASVQEQLLLRAVITEFRRLGLEEATFQQVFVQHQALCRVEGLQPVGVSEGLAVCQRLGACRLLLLEPSRLGVLQRVRLNVSQDDVLYALKAD